Genomic segment of Oncorhynchus keta strain PuntledgeMale-10-30-2019 chromosome 5, Oket_V2, whole genome shotgun sequence:
ctctctcctttcagaatgtcagaaacactgttggctgaagaagaccctatgcctgcgacctcaacaagtttaaagtgacatctggttctctctctctctcctttcagaatgtcagaaacactgttggctgaagaagaccctatgcctgcgacctcaacaagtttaaagtgacatctggttctctctctctctcctttcagaatgtcagaaacactgttggctgaagaagaccctatgcctgcgacctcaacaTAAACAGGGTTAGAAGTCAACACCATATAACCGTTTCAAAATTATTAAAAAGGGTATCATTTAAATGATCAAATTTAGAGTTGTATATTTGTTTTTCTATAGGTACGCCTAAAGGTTTTTAGGCAAAATAACCCATTCAAAACGGAAAGCTAATTGAACGTGGGAATATGCCAGGGCTATTGTATAAATAGAACAAAAACGAACTAAACGTTTAAGAGTTCTGAATTGTAGTTTATAAATATTTTGCTACAATGAGTTATCTACCCAACTCGTTCCTTTCTTTTAGCATGTGCACGTAGTAATTACACCATCATACTTTTCAAAGGCATTAAGGCATTTGTTTAATTTGTATTTCATTCTAAGTCAGCActctcttgctcttggtcctcATTTTTGTAAGTCACCTTGCTTTGGCACCTGTGCGTTTGatcagtttctttatgaaaatatttagtgAACTCCATGACAGTTGCTAAAGCAAagggctatagcagcacacaagtagactacaaaTACATGTTGGGCCCAGCATGTACTGGACGCTACTTGGAGCGTTATTGAAGCGGGCGAGAAGGCAGACGCTACAGGTTTCGGGAATCTCGCTCCTTGTTCCGCTCAGATACTCCGTTCTAGAGAAGCAGAGCCATTGTGCCACTAGAGGGCGGTCTCCCTCCATTTGATCCTGCTTACtgatacattttatttaaccaggaagggctcattgagattttaaatatatttttcaagatcggcagcaccaagtcattacacaatTACAGACAAGACAACATGCAAAACTACCAGTCATCTAGTAAAAACCAAAGAAtccacaagagtataacaaaatcataaAACAGCTAATTAAAAACAACGATTCCCCGACCTGTCATTCAAAATGCTTCATCGGCGATTTAAAATCACCAatgggacaagttcttccagtttaaaagtattttgtaaggcgttccagACGATTGCGCAGAggacataaaagcccttttaccaaattcagttcggacatttggaacagttagaaGGATAAAGTCCTGCGAACAAAGAGACGACCCActacatttctgaacaataaaaatgcccaaataaaaatggtagtaaacccaaaacggctttgtaaataaaagtataccagtgactgagcctacgagtgactagagaaggccagccaaccctggtatataaagtacagtggtgcgtaagggttttgctgTTTAAAATACATCTCAAAGCaccatggtaaagggtgtcaatcAATCTCAAACACGGAGCAGAAGCGTTCATATAAAAACACCCCCAGTCTAGTAAAGGCAGacatgtagctgatactagctgATTGACAGAAAGGAGGGCACAAAAGTGTCTTTCTATTCAATTTGTTTCCACCAAAATCAAAGACACACAAGTCCAAATAGGCAAAAGCCACTTTATTTATGAAACAACCTTAAAGTGACTAGACCAGGAGTGTGAAGGAGTGGTACAACTCAGTAACTGGAGGTATGCTGTCTAGTCTCTCAAAGTGGAATGTATTCTAGCAGTGTTGCTCAACTCCGTCACAGGTCCCCCTAGGGCAGGGGGTActcaactctgaccctacgaggtccagagcctgctggaTTCCTGTTCTACATGAATTagttgcacccacctggtgtcccaggtctaaatcagtccctgattagagggcaaCAATGAACAATTGCAGTAGAAccggcttcgaggtccagagttgagtttgaggacCCTAAGAATTGCACAATTGTTTACTTTAGTCCAGCGCTACAGTAACACAACTGCTGCAATGATCAACAAGCTCTTGAGAAGTTGCGTCAAGTGCGTTAGTGATGGGCTATAACAAATATGTGCAACAGGGGGGAGAGGGCATGAGAGACTACACTCCCAGAGAGTTGAGCAACACCATTAGAACATTGGTACTGTTGCACCGGCCTGGGCAATGTAACACTACCATAGACACCTATAGGTTACACTCAGTAACTACTGCATCTTTAGGGGGATTCTTCCTCTGCTCATCCTGCTGGCAACACCAGGGTCATTGTGGGTTCACCTCAGCCCACATATTACATCAGTCATttgggatgagactagaaagtgTCCAATGACCACATTTAGCATAATTCCAACCAATAAAACAGCATGTTTTCACTCAAAGTGTTGGTCTGACACCTTTCAGTGTGTAAATACCTGTTTTTGTCCCCCGATGCTCTTGTCCAACACTTCAGATACCTGTGGACTGAAATAATTAACATGTTGCAGATTGAAATACATGGTATAGAATGAACGCTgtttccatctccacagaagagAATCACGTTTTCTCTGATACCTTCTATTTCAACCTCTTGGGGAAAAGTCCCTGGCTTCAGCTATGAAGAATGTAAAGCTAGAGATATTAGCAAATTACACATTACTCATTTGCAAAGGCCGATTGAGTTCTGAGATCATTCAGCTCAAATTCTTGACCACTAAACCACCATGCCACTTAGCATGAAACTATTGGGCATGCACTAAGGAGTATGCTAGCATGGACATTGGAACACATCCAGAATTTGTATCTGAAATAATACCACACGACGGACATCAAAATGGAATCTGGCGATCAGAAGTCACAGTAGACATGTTCATGTGCACAACTTTAACTTTAATGGACCTCAAGCTAGGACACTGACCTGAACAGCTAGCCTAAATAATTGGACATGATCCTATAGAAATGGCAACAGTATAAGGCCGTGTTCACACAGGCAGCCTAATTCTGATATTTTCCTCACTaactggtcttttgaccaatcagatcagctcttctGCCAATAATTGGGAAAAATCCCAATTGAGCTGCCCATGTAAACGCTGCCTAATGACACAATAGTGAGTTGTGGCCTTCGACTCTGATTGGATTATTTTTAATACAGAAAGTGAGAGTGAGGCTAGTGAGGACCAAAATACCTTCTCTATTTCAACCCTGCTGAATCGTTTAAAAAAACAATAACAGAGATAGCCACTTGTGTAAATACTGAAGAGAAAACGACCTTGGAATGCAAGAAAAGCTCGCCTACACTGGCTTCTTGCAATGCAGAACACGTTGGCAAAGACCAAAAATCATTTTGTTTCCCCCTTAGGGTGAAAAAATAAACAAGATGATCATTTGGAATGTGTAGCTATGAGACTTACACCATTAATTACCCAATTAATTACTCCTCAGATATTTACCACTAGGGGCAGTAAAGTGACGTTCATATTTAAACCAACCAAAGATGGCGGCTTTAAACCCAGTCTATAAATCCCCTCTTCAACGCTACAACTTCTAGTTTCTTGTTACAATTGTCAGAAAACAACGTGGATAAACTGAAGTCACAATTCTAATGGAGCAGCCAATGAGAAGCAACAGGAAGTGAAGTTTCCGTTACTACGGTAACGACACTACTGACAGAAAGTGGAACTTGATGCGGTCACCATTCCAGATCCCCTGTCAATACAAGAGGTAACGTCTCCCATGTGGTAAAGGAACTgcagtgtgtggggggggggggttatgggctatgtgcagtgtgtgtgtggtgttataGAATAGTGCAACGTCTCTGAGTGCTTTTCTTGCTCTTCTTGTTGCTGCGGTTGGTTTCCTTATACCTCCTGATCTCTCTGACTAGAGAGTAGAACGCCTCCTCCACGCCCTGAAACAAAGACGCAAAAAGGAGAAACTTTACACTCCAATGAAGTGTGATGGAATGCAGCTTGGTCGCCTTCAGTAGACTCAAAAACAGAGCAAACGAGTAGAATAGAAGAGTGCGACCTGAATGTATCCAATATCAAAGTTATCCCATTTGTGCCCTCAAATAGTGACATGACGGCTGTGTATAAATGTGTTATGTTACCCAGAATACCTTTAGTGAGTCTGTTGAGTTGAAATGATACACACAACAGTAAAGACACAGGAGTCTGTCAGGACAACACATCTCCTCTGACCCTCCCTGTTTAGGACCAAAacgctccttaacagcttctacccccaagccataaaactgctgaacaattcatcaaatggccacaggactacctacatgtacaaatgacctctaacctgtacacccgcacactgactccgtaccggtaccccctttatatagcctcgttattgttatgttatagTGTTACTTTGTTCacattttttaaactttagtttatttggtaaatattttcttaacttttcttgaactggactgttggttacaggcttgtaaagtaagcatttcacggtaaggtctacacttgtattcggcacatgtgacaaataaagtttgtttaGATTTGTCCAGTTTGAGGCCTAACAGGCCTGCTACAATGGATGCATCATCTCTGCAGAGTGTGAGAAGTAGGAGAGCGAGGCGCTGCCCAGCGTCTGGTTCCATTTCAACATTCCCGCCTGTGAACACGTGATGAAGTGATTCACGTGCTGCTAAAAGTTCTGCTTCCAGTGTAGCTGGTCCATTCCTACTGTTCCCCCGTGTCGCTCCCCCGTGTCGCTCCCCTGGCTGGAAAACCCACCTGTCTGGTTTTGGCAGAGGTCTCCACGAAGGGCACACCATAGCCGCGGGCCAgctcctgagcctgcctgctctCCACGCTCCGACTCCCCAGGTCACTCTTGTTCCCCACCAGCACCATAGGCACACTGTCACTGTCCTTCACCCTGTTGATCTGTTCTCTGAGGACAAAAAAAGGAGTGAGAAGTGGAAAGGAAGAATAGGACCAAGAGGTAGAGTCATGTGCCAAACAAATGGACATGACAAAAAAACAaatataaatcaaatcacattgtatttgtcacatacacatggttagcagatgttaatgcgagtgtagcgaaatgcttgtgcttctagttccgacaatgcagtgataaccaacaagtaatctaactaacaattcctaaactactgtcttatacacacaagtgtaaggggataaagaatatgtacataaagatatatgaatgagtgatggtacaaagcagcataggcaagatacagtagatggtatcgagtacagtatatacatatgagatgagtatgtaaacaaagtggcatagttagtggctagtgatacatgtattacgtaaggatgcagtagatgatatagagtacagtatatacgtatgcatatttacatttacatttaagtcatttagcagacgctcttatccagagcgacttacaaattggtgcattcaccttatgacatccagtggaacagccactttacaatagtgcatatGAGATGGATAATGTaaggtatgtaacattatattaggtagcattgtttaaagtggctagtgatatattttacataatttcccatcaattcccatcaattcccattattaaagtggctggagttgagtcagtatgttggcagcagccactcagtgttagtggtggctgtttcagtctgatggccttgagatggccttcagtctctcggtccctgctttgatgcacctgtactgacctcgcattctggatgatagcggggtgaacaggcagtggctcgggtggttgttgtccttgatgatctttatggccttcctgtaacatcgggtggtgtaggtgtcctggagggcaggtagtttgcccccagtgatgagttgtgcagacctcactaccctctggagagccttacggttgtgggcggagcagttgccgtaccaggcggtgatacagcccgccaggatgctctcgattgtgcatctgtagaagtttgtgagtgcttttggtgacaagccgaatttcttcagcctcctgaggttgaagaggcgctgctgcgccttcttcacgatgctgtctgtgtgagtggaccaattcagtttgtctgtgatgtgtacgcagaggaacttaaaacttactaccctctccactactgttccatcgatgtggataggggggtgttccctctgctgtttcctgaagtccacaatcatctccttagttttgttgacgttgagtgtgaggttattttcctgacaccacactccgagggcccttcCAATTCCAAAGCCTCGTCTCCATTGTCAGTGACAACGCAGTTCCTCCATGTCCGCCCGGCCGGACGGGAACCCACATGGTTCAAATGATCACGTTGACTTCATGGACCGTCAGTCCTTGCATTCATAGAGCCATCTATACATTTGAGTGGCTACAGAtatccagtcccatccctaaGCTTTAACCTTTtgtgtgtagggggcagtattttagtTTTTGGCaaaaaaaacgtacccatttgaaacggcccatttctcagccccagaaacagattaggatagaaaacactaaagtttccaaaactgtaaaaatattgtctgtgactataacagaactgatactgcaggcgaaagcctgaggaaaatccaatcaggaagtgcctcttattttgaaacctctccgTTCCTACGCATGCCTACCCTCCGTTCCTACGCATGCCTACCCTCCGTTCCTACGCATGCCTACCCTCCGTTCCTACGCATGCCTACCCTCCGTTCCTACGCATGCCTACCCTCCGGTCCTACGCATGCCTACCCTCCGGTCCTACGCATGCCTACCCTCCGGTCCTACGCATGCCTACCCTCCGGTCCTACGCATGCCTACCCTCCGGTCCTACGCATGCCTACCCTCCGGTCCTACGCATGCCTATCCTCCGTATGCCTATCCTCCGGTCCTACGCATGCCTATCCTCCGGTCCTacgcatgcctatcctccatttaaagggatatcaaccatattcccttttctatggcttccctaaggtgtcagtctttagacagtttcaggcttttattttgaaagatgagCGTGAAGGaacacattgcgtaagtggataggtgggggctctgaGTGAGTTTTGCGCAACTGAGTAAAGCCGCCATTGTTTCTCCcgctgttattgaaaaacctacacactcggttgatatattatcaaatatatattttaaaaacaacatgAGGCTTTTGATTTTGAAAGAAGCGTTGAAGGaacacattgcgtaagtggacaTCATGGATAGTTTTTGCAACTGAGTAAAGCCGCCATTGTTTCTCCcgctgttattgaaaaacctCACACTGTGATATAtttcaaatatatatttaaaaacaacATGAGGATTGATTAAACAAACATTTGTTTGTTTTGTCACATTATGGAGAAATTTGGAAAGAGCGTCCGCGACaacgtgaccgctctttcctgtaaTATCCATGACATAACGTGACAAATGTCAAACAtctgtattttgggtataaaaataatctttatggaacaaaaggaacatttgttgtgtaactgggagtctcgtgagtgaaaacatctgaagatcaaaggtaaattattaatTTGATTGTTTTTCTGAATTTCGTAaccaagctacctgatgctaagtgtacataatgttatGCTGTCGATAAACTTACaaaaacgcttggattgctttcgctgtaaagcatcatttcaaaatctgacacgacaggtggattaacaaaagactaaactgtgttttcctatattgcacttgtgatttcatgaatatgaacattttttagtaatattatttgactgtggcgctatgctattcagcggttgctgatgacaattatcccgctaccgggatgggtagcgtcaacaGGTTAAAGCAAACCAAGTAGTGGCAACGCCGTTTAGCTGTTGTTCCACATTTAGAGTTGGGCCTTAATTGGGGCGTGATGCCTAACGGAGTCTGACAACAGGGAAAAGAATGCATGCTAACGGAACATGATAATGACTCCACAGCGTTGTATTCAGTAGTCGCGGACCGTAGCAAAACCTTTGGTCTGTTGCGgaacattttgcaatggaaactagagtttatattggacaaattcaagtaGGTCCCTCCCAGTTTCCTTCTGTTTGCTTCCTAGTGTAAACGGTTTCCGTTGCAAAACTTTTCACAAACAGGCCAAACGTTTCACTACGGTCTGCGAATAATGAATACACTCCAGGTGTCGGACAGCAGTCACTGTGACAGACAGTCAGTACCTGTACAGGTGAACGTCCTCAAAGGACTTGATGTTGTTGATGGCGAACACACAAAGGAAGCCTTCCCCTGTCCTCATGTACTGGTCCCTCATGGCGCTGTACTCCTCCTGACCGGCTGTGTCCAGGATGTCCAGCAGACACGTCTCTCCGTCAATCACCACCTGCTTCCTGTACGAGTCCTAGATTGAACATAAAGCTTAAGAACAGGATTCTAATATCCTAGAACTCTTTGCATAAATGAGGAATTCAAAACAATGGGACCAGCGATGCTAATAAGCAACACCACTGGGAATCTGTTTATTTTCAGAAGCTTCCACATGGAATTATTAGGTTTTGTTAACCTGGGTATATTCAACCTAGTACAAGTCCTAAAATAGgggtgtgttcattaggcaccaaatggaaggaaacaagcagaaacagggagggactacctggacttgtccaatgagaaaatataattttttgttttccattgcaaaactgtCTTTTTTTCCCTGTTTTCTGTTGCTCTAATGCAGTGGGTCCCAACTCCTGTCCTGGAGAAACCCACAGCAGAACACATTTTTGTAGCCCCGGAAAAAACAgacctgattcaactcattgagggacTGATGACTAGTTAGGATCAGGTGTGCTTCTCCGGGGCTAcaataaaaatgtgtactgttgggcgTACTTGAGGACTGGATTTGGGAACCGCTACCCAAATGAACATTATCCAGAGACAACAGGTGCCAATTTCTAATAGACTCCTACCACCTACCCATAGGTACTGGGGTGAATCTGAATGGATTGGAAAGCATGATGGTAACAATGTTCGGAAAGTAATAACCCCTCCCCTTTGCCACCCTCATAGCTTACAGAACCACTCTGTAAATCATTCTAACCGTTTAGCTAGCGGCAACACTTATCATAATGATCAGGGGACTGTGGATAGATATTATAGAATAGAATCTACATAGACTCCATATAGTGGGTTGCTACGTTTGAAGCAGACGATTTCAATTGAATTAACTTACTATTAAAATGGCAACTCCACAACTTTCTAACCTCCTATTCATTATTTCCATCACCAAACCAGTTTCTACATCTGTGGAAACGGCTCATTTCTACataaattttttatttatttttttaaatgacatcaaaagtaaaaaaacaaaaaatgatTTTCCAACACTGACATTCGCGTTGATGTGGGGAGCAAGAAATAGCATCCTTTGGCTAGAAACTTGTTGCAGTTTTTGAAAATCACAGTTTCTCTTACTTTTAATcctaccctgtgatgtcacagaaGCATTTTAGAGGAACCCTTCTTATACTTTTTAACTACAGATCATAACAACGTGCCATTTTCATATATGCagacactggtttggtgctggagatATAAGGGGAAAAGTGGCGGAGTTGCCCTTTAATAAGAGTcacacagagataaacacctGCAACTCACCTCGATGGTGGGGTCATATTCATCCACAAAGTGATTCTGGATGAGCTGGATAGTTAAGGCACTCTTCCCAACACCTCCAGCACCCACCACAACAAGCTTATACTCAGTCATGcctagagagagctggagaaagaGAAACACGTGTTTCCATTAAAgcttcacatagaaatgtgtgttatagatctatccttctcattgaaagcaagtctacgTGGTATATCTGTTCTATGTAAGCTATtactatgcttcccgttcttatgTTATGTTTTGTTTCTGCTTCTTTCGGTTTCTTACACCAGCTTCAAAAcaactgaaaatacaatattttttgtaatagaaaatacaatatttttgtttatggaaaatctatttcacagcggtttagatggtataatggttctctacacaatgactgcttgttttgtcacattaaCTGAAATTAGgaaaactattagaattttagcaaccagaaaATGGCAGAGCGAATCCTGCATATTGCATCTTTAATAGCACACAtggaacagatctaccacttagACTAAATGACAATGACAGACCTATAACTCCCATTTCTATATACATTGTtgggtcacccaaaaagttacatattgtagCTTTAAATGTTGAATCCAAGAACAATTATTAAATTGGTTGATTTAAGTACTAGTTGTTTTCTTACTTGTAAATAAGTTCtgaaatgtctgtgtgtgtaattgtgtgtgtgcatgtcagaTTTACACCTGACTGTATGGTTCATTGTAGAGACCTTAACCCAATGACCTCAAAGAGACTTGGACCTCCTCCCGTAATGATTCATGTGTTGGGCTTTACAGTAGCTGGACCCAGATTCAAGTCCTGGTCGGTGCTACCCCCTCGAAATTAGCTACACTGGTGTCAGATGTGGGATGGCATCCTTGAGGCCATCTGAGAGGGGTGTACACCTGAGAAACTTGTTATAGAGAAGCGTGGGTCACACTCTCCAGAAGGAACGTGGTAATGTAGGGACCTTAACCAAACCTCAACAAGACTTTCTGACCTCTTGGCATAATGGTTAAGGTGTTGACTTGACAGTCTCTGGATCAAAGTTTGTGTCCCAGTCAGGGCTAGTCCCCAAATTCATAACAATATTATACATTAACTCATTTCTGAaccaaacgagtcctatattttAGGCAAATTATATACTTTTTGTTCAAGTGTGATGAGGTGTTCGTCTTTCTGTCCAATTAGGTACATTCTAGACAATATTTCTATACACTTGGGGGACCCCTTTTGAGTGAAGAGCATCCCCCAAAGGCAAACGCTCTGTATACTATTTCAATTGAAAACAATG
This window contains:
- the zgc:55558 gene encoding GTPase KRas is translated as MTEYKLVVVGAGGVGKSALTIQLIQNHFVDEYDPTIEDSYRKQVVIDGETCLLDILDTAGQEEYSAMRDQYMRTGEGFLCVFAINNIKSFEDVHLYREQINRVKDSDSVPMVLVGNKSDLGSRSVESRQAQELARGYGVPFVETSAKTRQGVEEAFYSLVREIRRYKETNRSNKKSKKSTQRRCTIL